One Dioscorea cayenensis subsp. rotundata cultivar TDr96_F1 chromosome 15, TDr96_F1_v2_PseudoChromosome.rev07_lg8_w22 25.fasta, whole genome shotgun sequence genomic region harbors:
- the LOC120277473 gene encoding endoplasmic reticulum-Golgi intermediate compartment protein 3 has protein sequence MSVDLKRGETLPIHINMTFPSLPCEVLSVDAIDMSGKHEVFAHKYVLKLRLNKEGQIIGTEYLSDLVEKEHSTHKHGVEDKDHHEETPEKKPEHGLNSDAEEMIKNVKSAMEKGEGCRVYGVLDVQRVAGNFHISVHGLNIFVAQQIFGGAAHVNVSHMIHDLSFGPKYPGIHNPLDGTTRILHETSGTFKYYIKIVPTDYRYLSKDVLPTNQFSVTEYFVPIRDGDRSWPAVYFLYDLSPITVTIKEERRSFLHFITRLCAVLGGTFALTGMLDRWMFRLIESFTKPKSRSSLR, from the exons ATGTCTGTTGATCTGAAGAGAGGAGAAACTCTACCTATTCATATTAATATGACATTCCCTTCATTGCCTTGTGAAG tATTGAGTGTTGATGCTATTGATATGTCTGGGAAACATGAGGT TTTTGCCCACAAATATGTCCTGAAGCTTCGTTTGAACAAGGAAGGCCAAATAATAGGAACTGAGTACTTGTCTGATCTTGTTGAGAAGGAGCATTCTACTCACAAACATG GTGTAGAAGATAAGGATCATCATGAGGAAACGCCTGAAAAGAAACCTGAACATGGTTTGAATTCAGATGCTGAAGAAATGATCAAGAATGTAAAGAGTGCGATGGAGAAGGGTGAAGGCTGCCGA GTGTATGGGGTATTAGATGTTCAGAGGGTTGCAGGGAATTTCCATATATCGGTGCATGGTTTAAACATATTTGTTGCTCAGCAG ATTTTTGGTGGAGCAGCACATGTGAATGTAAGTCATATGATTCATGATCTGTCATTTGGCCCGAAATACCCTGGGATACATAATCCACTTGATGGAACCACTCGAATACTACATGAGACAAGTGGAACCTTCAAATATTACATCAAG ATTGTTCCAACGGATTACAGATATCTCTCGAAAGATGTATTGCCAACGAATCAGTTTTCCGTGACAGAGTATTTTGTTCCCATACGTGATGGTGATAGGTCATGGCCAG CTGTCTATTTCTTGTACGATCTTTCACCTATCACTGTGACCATAAAAGAAGAGCGTCGGAGTTTTCTACATTTCATAACTCGTCTATGTGCAGTACTTGGTGGTACATTTGCCCTTACAG GGATGCTTGATCGGTGGATGTTCAGACTCATCGAATCATTTACAAAGCCAAAGTCTCGGAGCTCATTGAGGTAA